A single genomic interval of Methanocellales archaeon harbors:
- a CDS encoding NEW3 domain-containing protein, with protein sequence MDDENMRKNHSIRNHSIRNLRHLGQVVACHLIVLTLCSAIFPVSVVGLQETATVAGRVVDEDGQGLSDIEIKVYSSDGAYVQNKRTYSNGYFFVYGLPLGKYTLHFSDLDSKYESYDISVSLTSVGQTDLGDLVLLRALRSSSSALSRVESPGDKVLLPFTVSNIGEESEVVEFLVSKPEGWSTRVLDATGEVTKVYLSSGSSLNLQLEARIPSTSTGNNSLTLTSVGKTNSTLSFTILVKPLDEPIISCRVVDEGGEGIGGVKVEVYSSDESYVESGQTDSKGYFSIHHLQTGTYVIHFSKLGYVEVTKSVTIGDDVVHLGDLVLLRALRSSSSALSRVESPGDKVLLPFTVSNIGEESEVVEFLVSKPEGWSTRVLDATGEVTKVYLSSGSSLNLQLEARIPSTSTGNNSLTLTSVGKTNSTLSFTILVKPLDEPIIFCQFPGKAVEPGETVTFQLRVENPFGMEMRFRVSVDSVPLNWTTFVKSADGEAVTEVTLDSGEFADLILEVTPPVTAMLGEYEISVKAESSDLKVITFLPLNINITKAEEEIEVTATFLEVTAKAGEVAKYPITIINSGKTDTRLFLSVVEPPTDWEVAFKSDTVEVSSLYLKAGESENLVVEVTPPSTVNISSYLVPVQVESADGTSSIRLDLKANIIGSYDLSLAPSTLLTSATVGDTTTFTAKITNTGETPMTTLKLDIEVPEGWDASVTPAQIESLKPRESFTFTIVVEVPDDTVAGDYLLTLKGLSDQVESDEVQIRATASASTSWGLAGIGIIAVILGGLIVVFKKFSRR encoded by the coding sequence ATGGATGATGAGAACATGAGGAAAAACCACAGTATAAGGAACCACAGTATAAGGAATTTAAGGCACTTAGGGCAGGTAGTTGCTTGCCATCTTATCGTTTTAACGTTATGCTCGGCAATTTTTCCTGTTAGCGTAGTGGGTCTGCAGGAAACAGCTACCGTCGCAGGTAGAGTCGTAGATGAAGATGGTCAAGGGTTAAGTGACATTGAGATCAAAGTGTATTCTTCTGATGGAGCCTATGTCCAGAACAAGCGCACATATTCTAATGGATATTTTTTTGTCTATGGTCTGCCACTCGGCAAATACACCCTTCATTTTTCAGATTTGGATTCAAAGTACGAGTCATATGACATAAGCGTTTCATTGACTAGTGTTGGGCAGACCGACCTCGGAGACCTAGTTTTGCTTAGGGCCCTGAGATCCTCCTCGTCAGCCTTGAGCCGTGTGGAAAGTCCTGGAGACAAAGTGCTCCTTCCCTTCACGGTCAGCAATATAGGCGAGGAATCAGAAGTAGTGGAATTCTTGGTATCCAAGCCAGAGGGCTGGTCAACGAGGGTTTTGGATGCAACCGGCGAGGTTACAAAAGTGTACCTATCATCCGGCTCAAGCCTAAATCTCCAGTTAGAAGCCAGGATTCCTTCAACATCCACAGGAAACAACAGCCTAACGCTCACCTCAGTCGGGAAAACGAACTCAACGTTAAGCTTCACGATATTGGTCAAGCCGCTCGACGAGCCCATAATATCCTGCAGGGTTGTGGACGAAGGGGGCGAAGGGATAGGGGGCGTCAAGGTGGAGGTGTACTCTTCTGACGAATCCTACGTTGAGAGCGGGCAAACAGACTCTAAAGGCTATTTCAGCATTCACCACCTGCAAACCGGCACATACGTAATCCACTTTTCGAAGCTGGGATACGTCGAGGTGACTAAAAGCGTTACTATAGGTGATGACGTAGTCCACCTCGGAGACCTAGTTTTGCTTAGGGCCCTGAGATCCTCCTCGTCAGCCTTGAGCCGTGTGGAAAGTCCTGGAGACAAAGTGCTCCTTCCCTTCACGGTCAGCAATATAGGCGAGGAATCAGAAGTAGTGGAATTCTTGGTATCCAAGCCAGAGGGCTGGTCAACGAGGGTTTTGGATGCAACCGGCGAGGTTACAAAAGTGTACCTATCATCCGGCTCAAGCCTAAATCTCCAGTTAGAAGCCAGGATTCCTTCAACATCCACAGGAAACAACAGCCTAACGCTCACCTCAGTCGGGAAAACGAACTCAACGTTAAGCTTCACGATATTGGTCAAGCCGCTCGACGAGCCCATAATATTTTGTCAATTTCCTGGAAAGGCGGTTGAACCCGGTGAAACTGTCACATTCCAGTTGAGAGTGGAAAATCCCTTCGGCATGGAAATGCGGTTTAGAGTATCTGTTGATTCAGTCCCGCTCAATTGGACAACCTTTGTCAAAAGCGCAGATGGCGAGGCTGTGACAGAAGTGACTTTGGATAGTGGTGAGTTCGCAGACCTCATCCTTGAGGTCACTCCCCCTGTTACTGCGATGTTAGGTGAATATGAAATATCGGTCAAAGCAGAATCCTCTGATTTGAAAGTAATTACCTTCTTACCACTGAATATAAACATAACAAAGGCCGAAGAGGAAATTGAGGTTACCGCAACATTTCTGGAAGTGACTGCTAAGGCGGGCGAGGTCGCGAAATATCCCATAACGATAATCAACTCAGGCAAGACGGATACGCGTCTGTTTCTATCTGTCGTGGAACCTCCTACGGATTGGGAGGTGGCTTTCAAGTCTGACACCGTCGAGGTGTCAAGTCTATACCTAAAGGCGGGAGAATCAGAGAATCTGGTTGTTGAGGTCACTCCGCCCAGCACTGTTAACATTAGTAGTTATTTGGTACCAGTTCAAGTCGAATCAGCGGATGGCACCAGTAGCATTCGGCTGGATTTGAAGGCCAATATCATAGGCTCTTACGATCTAAGTCTGGCGCCTTCTACGCTCCTTACCAGCGCTACTGTCGGAGATACCACCACCTTTACGGCAAAGATTACAAACACAGGGGAAACACCTATGACAACCCTCAAGCTTGATATTGAGGTACCAGAAGGCTGGGATGCATCCGTTACTCCTGCGCAGATAGAGTCGCTTAAACCGCGCGAATCCTTCACCTTCACTATAGTCGTGGAGGTACCGGACGATACCGTTGCTGGGGACTATTTGCTCACCTTGAAGGGTTTAAGTGACCAAGTCGAGTCAGATGAAGTCCAGATAAGGGCGACAGCCTCGGCTTCGACTTCCTGGGGGCTTGCAGGAATAGGGATAATCGCCGTGATATTGGGGGGCCTAATAGTCGTGTTCAAGAAGTTCAGTAGGAGGTGA
- a CDS encoding PKD domain-containing protein: MKNKITKLYALFIILAVVGSSLNGIAIAANNPVNLMDDAPDGMGNVTLPFVTVAIPSIASESSNKVVTTDVSSASRATNSTNKTITVSSDPTCVSGMISFDTTWTLANSPYIVVGGVLVNDGVTLTIEPGVTVKFDSGFALQIDGTLIAQGTSDNMITFTSNQTTPVAGDWGYVLFSDSSTDYDDGQGSILEYCVVEYAGGVSVDNNGAVRMNNAHPFINYCTIRNNNAAGIYAWSLSENLKITNNTIINNIALSSGGGIGVTGGIATISNNTISNNKASYHGYGGGGGGISVCGCTAIIYDNTISDNTALGGSYYYYGGSDGGGGIYVFSGATATILNNTINNNTASLGGGGIYVYSATAIISNNFISQNTANAPYGSGNSGGGIGIHSATATVSNNNIRNNIVSGDGGGISVYGGTTTILNNTISNNQLSSGGFSYGGGGGIIVFGSATATISNNLVSENNALHSKYDGKPQVGGGIYVYYGIATISNNSIIRNAALNASAVYYSYADNQDFKYNTIIGNIAMGTAPTYAVFISSHPLFNKNNIFDNTATYELYNGNPQGSPNLNATNNWWGTTDETEIQAMIYDWFDDSSKGIVDYNPYLYAPVGFADNLWNIRYNADDRFHDNEPWLRPWRHDYEDGWGRWVGEWSYEVPWSQNYTQSSGSVGNLNWDTLGNGNLHISASKDHQWHAWTYVYVSSPKNITIPASGDCVPRCFLNYAFDSPHTFPATLHLETGWNRIDLTGYNQNSGYSFDLNYNLTTNVDIMSSSQRDSPFIIGTIPPAYTDEDTPYSCDLTSHEFDLKDNDTDLIWSISGVDISLFNVSISLESDVLTIMPVCNAYGSDTVTLTLTDSDGLSASQDITVTIFSVNDPPIASFTYSSENLITNQTITFNASNSIDPDGCITNYEWGFDDGNITSTTESVITHSYTSAGDYYVGLTVTDNDGATSTTLKIIAVSEIGEFIFDTGEGSYPSILGIHNGTITPNQTITVSKIYTYPCTGTGGHAEYVKIWNSTWNTTATWNGYAGDYHNLTFSESFVLRAGETYHYTIRTGSYPQIIHATSKAVTGGIITCTQFTDVNGVTHNDWIPAIRLE, from the coding sequence ATGAAAAACAAAATCACAAAGCTTTATGCTTTGTTTATAATTTTGGCTGTTGTGGGCAGTTCACTTAATGGTATAGCTATCGCAGCGAATAATCCAGTGAACCTAATGGATGATGCCCCAGATGGCATGGGGAATGTTACACTACCTTTTGTTACAGTGGCAATACCGTCTATAGCATCAGAATCATCGAATAAAGTAGTAACCACAGACGTATCTTCTGCTTCTAGAGCAACGAATTCCACAAATAAAACGATAACCGTATCAAGTGATCCAACCTGTGTCAGCGGTATGATAAGTTTCGATACTACCTGGACGCTGGCAAACAGCCCGTACATTGTTGTTGGTGGCGTTTTAGTTAATGATGGCGTTACATTGACTATTGAACCAGGAGTTACAGTGAAATTTGACAGCGGTTTTGCCCTTCAGATAGATGGCACACTAATTGCACAGGGAACGAGTGACAATATGATTACATTTACCTCAAACCAAACGACGCCTGTTGCAGGAGATTGGGGCTATGTTCTGTTCAGCGATTCAAGCACTGACTACGATGATGGGCAGGGGTCTATCTTAGAATACTGCGTTGTTGAGTACGCAGGTGGTGTGAGTGTTGATAATAATGGAGCAGTGAGGATGAATAATGCCCATCCGTTTATCAACTATTGTACGATAAGAAACAATAATGCAGCAGGGATTTATGCATGGAGTCTATCAGAGAATCTTAAGATTACAAATAATACTATTATAAATAATATTGCCTTATCATCTGGTGGCGGAATCGGTGTAACTGGTGGTATAGCCACCATTTCCAATAACACAATCAGTAATAACAAGGCATCCTATCATGGTTATGGTGGAGGTGGTGGGGGAATAAGTGTCTGTGGCTGCACAGCCATAATCTATGATAACACTATTAGTGATAACACGGCATTAGGCGGATCATATTATTATTATGGCGGTAGTGATGGTGGTGGCGGAATATACGTCTTTAGTGGTGCTACAGCCACTATTTTAAATAATACCATCAATAACAATACGGCATCTTTGGGTGGCGGTGGAATATATGTCTATTCGGCCACAGCCATAATCTCCAACAATTTTATTAGTCAAAATACAGCAAATGCCCCATATGGTAGTGGTAACAGTGGTGGTGGAATTGGTATCCATTCGGCCACAGCCACCGTTTCTAATAATAATATTCGTAATAATATTGTATCAGGTGATGGCGGTGGAATCAGTGTTTATGGGGGCACTACTACCATTTTAAACAATACCATCAGTAATAATCAACTTTCATCGGGCGGATTCTCTTACGGTGGCGGTGGTGGAATCATAGTCTTCGGCTCGGCCACAGCCACCATCTCTAATAATCTTGTCAGTGAAAACAATGCATTACATAGTAAATATGATGGGAAGCCACAAGTTGGTGGTGGAATATACGTCTATTATGGCATAGCCACCATCTCTAATAATTCTATAATTAGAAACGCTGCTTTAAACGCTTCGGCTGTCTATTATAGCTATGCGGACAATCAGGATTTCAAATACAACACTATAATAGGCAACATAGCAATGGGTACTGCACCAACCTATGCAGTTTTCATCTCTAGCCATCCACTCTTTAACAAAAATAACATATTTGATAACACCGCCACCTACGAATTATACAACGGCAATCCCCAAGGTTCACCAAATCTCAATGCCACCAACAACTGGTGGGGCACCACTGATGAAACGGAAATACAAGCGATGATATACGATTGGTTTGATGATTCCAGCAAAGGGATTGTAGACTATAATCCCTACCTCTACGCCCCCGTCGGCTTTGCCGATAACCTCTGGAACATTAGATACAATGCTGATGACCGGTTCCACGACAACGAACCGTGGCTGAGGCCATGGAGACATGACTACGAGGATGGCTGGGGAAGATGGGTTGGGGAGTGGTCGTATGAGGTGCCGTGGAGCCAGAATTACACGCAGAGTTCCGGCTCAGTTGGGAACTTAAATTGGGATACGCTGGGCAACGGGAATTTACATATATCCGCCAGTAAAGATCATCAATGGCATGCTTGGACCTATGTATATGTGAGCAGTCCGAAGAACATAACCATTCCCGCAAGCGGGGATTGTGTCCCCCGATGCTTCCTCAATTACGCTTTTGATTCACCTCATACTTTCCCAGCTACTCTTCACCTTGAAACTGGCTGGAACCGCATTGACCTTACGGGCTACAACCAAAATTCTGGCTACTCATTCGATCTGAACTATAATTTGACCACCAATGTCGATATTATGAGCAGTTCTCAACGCGATAGCCCGTTCATCATAGGAACAATTCCACCCGCCTATACTGATGAGGATACCCCCTATAGCTGCGACCTCACCTCTCATGAGTTCGATCTGAAGGATAACGATACCGATCTCATCTGGAGTATCAGTGGAGTGGATATAAGTCTATTTAATGTATCTATATCCCTTGAGAGTGATGTACTTACAATCATGCCTGTATGTAATGCGTATGGCTCAGACACCGTCACCTTGACGCTCACCGATTCTGACGGCCTATCAGCATCTCAGGATATCACCGTGACCATATTTTCTGTGAATGACCCACCAATCGCATCCTTCACATATTCATCAGAGAATCTAATCACAAACCAAACAATCACTTTCAACGCTTCTAATTCAATAGACCCAGATGGATGCATCACAAATTACGAATGGGGCTTCGACGATGGAAATATCACAAGTACGACAGAATCAGTCATCACTCACTCCTATACCTCAGCAGGCGATTATTACGTAGGTCTAACAGTAACTGATAATGACGGAGCAACGAGTACAACTCTAAAGATAATAGCGGTTTCAGAAATAGGAGAATTTATTTTCGACACAGGTGAAGGATCATATCCAAGCATCTTAGGTATACACAATGGCACAATCACGCCAAACCAAACAATAACCGTATCCAAGATTTATACATATCCCTGCACAGGAACCGGCGGGCACGCAGAATACGTGAAAATATGGAATTCGACATGGAATACGACTGCAACCTGGAATGGATACGCAGGCGATTATCACAACCTAACCTTTAGCGAATCTTTCGTATTAAGGGCAGGTGAAACATACCATTACACGATCAGGACGGGCTCTTATCCGCAGATAATACATGCGACCAGCAAGGCAGTGACAGGAGGGATAATCACCTGCACACAGTTCACCGATGTAAACGGTGTCACCCATAATGACTGGATTCCTGCGATTAGATTGGAGTGA
- a CDS encoding translation initiation factor IF-2 subunit gamma: MKQPSVNIGIVGHVDHGKTTLVSALSGVWTDRHSEELKRGISIRLGYADITFRKCPNCEEPKCYSIEKKCPHCGSDTNEIRTVSFVDSPGHETLMATMLSGAAIMDGAVLVIAASEPCPQPQTKEHLMALDIIEVKNVVIAQNKIDIVSREDVLKHYHQIKKFVKGTVAENAPIVPISAQHKANIDVLIKVIEETIPTPVHDLNKPAHMSIARSFDVNKPGVTPNKIMGGIIGGVLNQGLLRVGDQIEIKPGRKVDFEGKISWVPIRTQITKIMAGGQSVKEAIPGGLLGVGTKLDPSMTKSDALVGQVAGHLDSLPPVWEEFAMSVKLLDRVVGSQEESDVEPIRTSELLMLSIGTATTIGVVSSARNNEMDVKLKRPVCAQPASRVAISRRIGARWRLIGVGVLL, translated from the coding sequence TTGAAACAACCCAGTGTTAATATCGGCATTGTGGGGCATGTGGACCATGGTAAAACCACTCTAGTTAGCGCTTTATCTGGTGTTTGGACTGATCGGCATAGTGAGGAACTCAAGAGAGGTATATCGATACGTTTGGGATATGCAGATATCACCTTTCGAAAGTGCCCCAACTGCGAGGAGCCCAAATGTTATTCCATAGAAAAAAAGTGTCCGCATTGCGGTTCGGATACCAATGAGATTCGAACGGTGTCCTTCGTTGACTCTCCTGGTCATGAAACATTGATGGCAACCATGCTAAGTGGTGCTGCGATCATGGACGGCGCTGTACTGGTCATTGCAGCGAGTGAGCCCTGTCCACAGCCACAGACCAAGGAGCATCTGATGGCATTGGACATAATTGAGGTTAAAAATGTCGTAATTGCTCAAAACAAGATTGATATAGTGTCAAGAGAGGACGTTCTCAAGCATTATCATCAAATAAAAAAGTTTGTGAAGGGCACGGTGGCCGAAAATGCACCCATAGTGCCCATCTCAGCGCAGCACAAGGCGAACATCGATGTTCTGATTAAAGTGATCGAAGAAACGATTCCGACACCGGTTCATGATTTAAACAAACCAGCCCACATGTCCATCGCCAGATCATTTGACGTAAACAAGCCAGGGGTTACGCCAAATAAAATCATGGGGGGAATCATAGGAGGGGTACTAAATCAGGGCTTGCTGAGGGTTGGAGATCAAATAGAGATTAAGCCTGGTAGGAAGGTAGACTTTGAGGGCAAGATAAGCTGGGTTCCGATTAGGACCCAGATAACGAAAATAATGGCCGGGGGGCAAAGTGTCAAGGAGGCCATACCTGGAGGATTATTGGGCGTTGGAACGAAGCTGGATCCATCTATGACCAAAAGCGATGCGCTTGTAGGGCAAGTAGCAGGTCACTTAGACTCACTTCCCCCGGTTTGGGAGGAGTTTGCAATGAGTGTCAAATTGCTTGATAGGGTTGTGGGTTCGCAAGAAGAATCTGATGTAGAACCCATACGCACAAGTGAGTTGTTGATGCTTAGTATTGGAACAGCCACCACGATAGGGGTTGTATCCTCTGCTAGAAATAATGAAATGGACGTCAAACTAAAGCGGCCGGTTTGTGCTCAGCCTGCTTCAAGAGTTGCAATCAGCAGACGAATTGGTGCTAGATGGCGTTTGATTGGGGTTGGAGTGCTCCTATGA
- a CDS encoding DNA-binding protein has product MRAILDTNALMIPGQFGVDIFSELERLGYDQFIVPGQVVCELESLYKKGGNKVEVSIALSLLDRCEVVDAKGLTDDMILQTAGEMNAAVVTNDAELRKRLKDKGITTISLRQKKRLDYV; this is encoded by the coding sequence ATGAGGGCAATTCTCGATACCAACGCATTGATGATTCCCGGGCAATTTGGCGTTGACATCTTCTCTGAATTGGAAAGATTGGGTTACGACCAATTCATCGTTCCTGGACAAGTCGTATGTGAGTTGGAGAGTCTGTACAAAAAAGGTGGCAACAAAGTTGAAGTATCTATAGCGTTATCACTCCTGGATAGATGTGAGGTCGTCGATGCAAAAGGACTCACAGACGATATGATCCTCCAAACCGCCGGGGAGATGAACGCCGCGGTCGTCACGAATGATGCAGAATTGAGAAAGCGATTAAAAGATAAGGGTATAACTACCATATCCCTACGCCAGAAAAAGAGGTTGGACTATGTATAG
- a CDS encoding DNA-directed RNA polymerase — protein sequence MYRKMRLIDTVRIPPDKLGGKIEQVVKSALEEKLEGRTDKTLGSIVAVTDVVEIKGGRILVGDGAVYYDTTFDAIVYKPELQEIIEGGIAEIVEFGAFVSMGPVDGLLHVSQIDDDYISYDEKNARLVGKKSNRALAEGDSLRARVVAVSLNERDPRESKIGLTMRQTALGKLEWLEEARKKLEE from the coding sequence ATGTATAGGAAAATGAGGCTTATAGATACCGTGCGCATCCCACCAGATAAATTGGGTGGTAAAATAGAGCAGGTTGTCAAATCAGCATTAGAGGAGAAACTTGAGGGCAGAACTGACAAAACGCTTGGCTCCATCGTAGCCGTAACAGATGTAGTTGAGATAAAGGGGGGACGCATCCTTGTGGGTGATGGGGCTGTATACTATGACACTACCTTTGATGCAATTGTCTACAAACCGGAACTGCAGGAGATCATTGAGGGGGGCATAGCGGAGATCGTTGAATTTGGGGCGTTCGTTAGCATGGGGCCTGTTGATGGACTACTCCATGTCAGCCAAATTGATGATGATTATATCTCCTACGATGAAAAAAATGCGCGCTTAGTCGGCAAGAAAAGTAACAGGGCGTTAGCTGAGGGCGACAGCCTTAGGGCGAGAGTTGTGGCAGTCAGCTTAAACGAGAGGGACCCCCGGGAGAGCAAGATAGGGCTGACCATGCGCCAAACAGCATTAGGCAAGCTGGAGTGGTTAGAAGAGGCACGTAAGAAGTTGGAAGAATGA
- a CDS encoding DNA-directed RNA polymerase, subunit E'', whose amino-acid sequence MTEKACRECHRITRGPTCSCGSTSLSTDWVGYVIIIDPQRSEAAKRMNISQPGKYALKVR is encoded by the coding sequence ATGACTGAAAAAGCGTGTAGAGAATGTCACAGGATTACGAGAGGGCCAACATGTAGCTGTGGCTCCACCTCGCTGAGCACGGATTGGGTGGGATACGTCATTATAATCGATCCCCAAAGATCTGAGGCGGCAAAGAGGATGAATATCAGTCAGCCTGGCAAATATGCGCTGAAGGTGCGATGA
- a CDS encoding DUF359 domain-containing protein: MALTLTQELREHFKKPFGTLYKGDEPIESLKRDLCNPTKLISVGDVVTFYLIKSGKIPDICVVDEKIMRKKAPKELIQGTQMQEFTQKSLANPAGQITRELVLVLHEAMGHSKPIRIFVRGEEDLAALPAVIMAPLHSVVIYGQPGEGVVLVPVDEGKKYEAMSLLRQMKGDSLCSLLEDMMKATQGRQL, translated from the coding sequence TTGGCTCTAACTTTAACCCAAGAATTGAGAGAGCATTTTAAAAAACCTTTTGGCACCCTTTATAAAGGAGATGAGCCCATTGAGAGCCTAAAGCGGGATCTTTGTAATCCGACTAAACTCATCTCCGTCGGCGACGTCGTGACGTTTTATTTGATCAAATCCGGAAAGATTCCTGACATATGCGTGGTGGACGAAAAAATCATGAGGAAGAAGGCTCCTAAAGAGTTGATCCAAGGTACTCAGATGCAAGAGTTCACGCAAAAGTCCCTAGCTAATCCCGCAGGTCAGATCACCAGAGAACTCGTCCTTGTCTTGCATGAAGCTATGGGGCACAGCAAACCGATAAGAATATTTGTACGTGGTGAAGAAGACTTAGCTGCGTTGCCAGCAGTCATTATGGCACCCTTGCATTCGGTCGTCATCTATGGTCAACCGGGTGAAGGCGTGGTATTAGTGCCTGTTGACGAGGGAAAGAAATATGAAGCAATGTCTCTACTTCGACAAATGAAAGGAGATTCGTTGTGCTCTTTGCTGGAGGACATGATGAAAGCAACCCAAGGGAGGCAATTATGA
- a CDS encoding 30S ribosomal protein S27ae has translation MVSKFYDTGDKTLKRTRQICPRCGDGTFLAEHSDRRSCGKCGYTEFKSKKNEK, from the coding sequence ATGGTCAGCAAATTCTATGATACTGGTGATAAGACGCTAAAGCGAACGAGGCAAATCTGCCCGCGCTGTGGAGATGGTACTTTTCTAGCTGAGCATAGCGACCGGCGCTCATGCGGCAAGTGTGGTTACACGGAGTTCAAGTCTAAAAAGAATGAAAAATAG